The Methylomonas sp. UP202 DNA window GTCGGACATGGTGGCTTTTATACCAGTATAAATGCTTATCTTGTACCAGTTAAAATGCCGCAAGACAATAGCGCCGTCATTAATCAATCAGGAGTTGACGATGCACCACTATCAATGGAACGCCGAGGACTATCGGCAAAATTCCTCTGCACAACAGCAGTGGGCGCAGGAATTAATCGCCAAATTGAATTTAACCGGTACTGAAACAGTACTGGATGTCGGCTGTGGCGATGGCAAAGTGACCGCCGAAATCGCCAGTCATTTACCGCATGGTCAAGTCATCGGCATCGATAATTCGGAAGCGATGATCGCGTTGGCTAAGCGCGAGTACCCGGCCAACCGTTATGCCAATCTGTTATTTCAGCGCATGGATGCACGTGAATTAAAGTTTAGCGGCCGATTCGATGTGGTGTTTTCCAATGCGGTGCTGCATTGGATTGACGATCACATACCGGTTATCGCCGGAATGTATCAAAGTTTGAAACCGGGCGGCAGGGTACTGTTACAGATGGGTGCCCGGAACGGCATGTCCGAGTTTATGGCCGCTTTGGAGCAGGTGCTTACCCTGCCGCAGTGGCGCGATTATTTCGCCGGATTTTCCTGCCCCTACGGATTCAAAAGCGTTGAAGATTATCAAACCTGGTTACCGGCAGCCGGTTTTGCAATCAAACGGCTGGAGTTGATTGAAAAACACGCGGTACATTCGGATGCGGAAGCATTCAAAGGTTGGATTCGGACTACTTGGCTGCCCTATACCGAGCAAGTGCCGCAGGCTAAGCGGATTCAGTTGATTGAGGCAATCGCCACTCAATATCTAGCATCGAACCCGACGGATGCGAACGGGCGAGTATCTGTGCTGATGGTTCGGCTAGAGGTGGAAGCAGAAAAACCGCGTCAACAGACCGTTTAAAGATGACTGGATCAGTCAAAATAGCCGGCAATGCCCGTTATTTATTCTTCCTCGCCACCTGGGAGTTAGCACAATCTGTTATTAAATTTCGCTTACTTCCAAGCTTCCCAGCGCCGGAAATTTTATAAGAACGCGACGGACTATGCAGCTGATCTCGAATTCGTCGTCAGCTGTAAAAGCCCTTCTCAAATTCCCCTTCACAATAATGGCCATCCCAACCGGAGGTCATTATGGAACCCATTGCCATTCCCCAATCGATAGACGATCCGATCCACATTTTGTTGTGGAGTGCGGACGAGATCGTCCCCTTCATGGTCAGCATGCTTACTGGTATGCTGGTCGATCAGTTCATTCCCGGTTTGGCGCTCGGCTTCATCGCGGTCAAGTTTTACCGGCGTTTTCGAGATAACCGGCCTGACGGCTACACCTTGCATGCGTTGTATTGGCTGGGTCTTTTGCCCAGTCGCGCGCAGACCATCCCCAATCCCTACATCCGCAGGTTTCTGCCATGAGATGGTCGGATTTTCTGCAAACCTGGGATGGGCACGAGACCGAGAACCGGTTCAGCCGCGTCGTTATCATTGGCTTGCTCGTGATTTGCGTGATTACATCGCTGGCCGCCTGGAGGACCGAGCGCAGCATCATCCTGGTGCCGCCGACCTTGACCCAGGAAGTCGAAGTTACCCGCAGCCAGGCTTCCAGCGAGTTCAAGGAGTCTTGGGGCTTGTTCCTGGCCGAACTCCTCGGCAATACCACCCCAGCCAATGCCGATTTTCTGAAAACCGCGGTTGAGCCTTTATTGGCGCCGGACATTTACCGCAGTGTCCTGGATGCCATGAGCGATCAAATCAAGGCCATCAAAATGGACCGGGTCGCGATCAGTTTCACCCCGCGTCACGTTGATTACGAAGCCGAGACCAACAAAGTCTTCGTCAGCGGCGAACTCAAAAGCCAGGGCCCCAGTTCCAAACCTGACGTGAAGCCGCGTACCTACGAATTCATCATCGCCATCAAAAACTATCGGCCCCGGCTGGATTACATCGACGTGTATCCGGATTCCCCCAGAACCCTGGCCCGTTTGAAAGCCACCCAAGGCCAACCGAATGAGGCTCAACCATGAAACGATTGATGCACCCCTGGTTATTTCTTTGCTTCGCCAATGGCAGTTGGGCCGCCGATGATTTACCGGTGACGGTATTACCACCGGTCACCACCGTGGCCGAAGAGTCACCCGCATCGCCATCACAGCCGGTTGTCTCGCCGCAGCCCGATTTTGGCATCGAGTTACCCCCGGTTGATGCCAGCGTCTTGAAAGCCGCCAAACAGCAAGCGGCAGCGTCAAACGCAGTGTCAGCCACTTCCATCGGCCCCCAGCACATCGCGGTAAAACCCGGTATCAACGAACTGATGCCGATTGCCGTCGGCCATTTGAATCGCCTGGTCACTCCATTCGAACATCCGGTAGTCACGACCACCAGCCAGGCTACGACCAGTACCAAAGGCAAAATCGTTTATGTCGCCACCGCGGATGAAACGCCAGTCACCTTATACATCACCCCCGGCGACAACCAGGATATTGCCTTGTCGCTCACGCTGATCCCCAAACGCATTCCGGCACGGGAAATCCACCTCGATCTGGATAAGGACAGCTACCAATTGCTGAACCAATGGCAGCGCGCCGATACCGCAAGTCGAACCTCGAGCCAACAGGAACAAGCCTACATCAGCCAACTGAAATCGCTGTTTCGGGATTTGGGTTTACAAAAGACTCCGCCAGGATACTCGCTACGGGAACCCAAGCCGCAGGAACAGATTCGCTGCCTGCAAGACCGCGTGCAGATTAAAACCGGCCAGGTTCTGGAAGGTCAGGATCGGCTGATTCTGGTGGGTCTTGCCAGGAATACCGGCGGCGACATGCTTGAATTCGACGAACGCAGTTGTGCAACAACGCAGCGGGACGTACTGGCAATTTCAGTCTGGCCCAACGTAGTGTTGAAACCCCAGGAAGCCACCGAATTGTATGTCGTGGTCCGACAATCGCCTGAGGCGTCATCCAGTTTGCGGCCTTCGTTACTGGGCGGAGGCCAACCCTAATGGCCAGCGTCGATACCTGGTGGACACACTTGAGTCCGAGCGCCAAACGTAATTTAGCTGTCGGCAGCATTGGTACCGTGGTGTTGGCCGTCATCATCGCACTGGCCACCGTCACCCCGGAAGTCAGCAAGCCGCTGAGTAAACAGGCCACCATCCAACATATTCTGACCGATAGCGATCCACGCTCGCTGGGCATCGACGGCATTTCCGCGCAATTGCGCGATCTGCTGCAGAAAAACGACGAACAAGCCCGCCGACTGGCCGCCATCGAAGAACAACAAAAGCGTGAGCAGCAATCCGACGAATTGCGTTTCAAACAATGGACCAGCGCCGAGCGGGAAGCCTATGAAGCCAAACTGCAAGCGGTCACCGGTGAAGTCGAGTCGCTGAAGAACAAAGCGGCTACACCGTCAACGACCGGCACCACAGGCGAGGTCAATCCCCCCCCACTGGATCCATCGACACTGGGAAGGCAGTCAAACCGCCGCCCAAACAACCCTCCATTCGACAACGGACAGGACGATCTCAACCGCGTCTTCGAGCAAGCGGCTATTCCCGGGCCAACACCGGGTAATACCGGCGTCTCGGGAGGCCGAGCCAATGGCCAAGCGCCGGCGGCGATGCAGATTCGCGTCATCCAGGAAGGCGCCGAGCAGTCCCATGGTAAAGACAAAGATGCAGCCCCAAACTCTGACCGAGGCCGCTCGAACCGCGATCACGCCAGCAGCAATGTCTTCATCCCCGCCGGCAGTATATTGACCGGCGTGTTGTTGAATGGCCTCGATGCCCCGACCGGCAAAAAAGCCAAGAAAGAACCCATGCCGGTGCTGTTCCGGATCAAGAAGGAAGCCATCTTGCCCAATCGTTTCCACGCCGATGTCCGCGAGTGCTTTCTGCTGGCAGCCGGCTTTGGAGATTTGAGTGCCGAGCGCGCTTACTTTCGCGGCGAGACTTTTTCCTGCGTCCGTCAGGACGGTGGCGTGATCGAAGTGCCGATGAATGCCTACGCCACCGGCGAAGACGGCAAAAACGGTGTGCGTGGCCGAGTGGTCTCCAAACAAGGCGCGCTACTCGCCCAATCCATGATGGCGGGCTTTTTACGCGGTTTTTCCGATGCCTTCGGTCGCAACCAGATTCCGATGCTGATGACCGGTGGTCTGGGGGCGCTTTCCGGTACTACACCGTTCCAGAGCGCTTTTTCCTCGCAGTCGATGGAAGGCGGTGCCTTGAAAGGCGCGGGCTACGCGATGGAACGCCTGTCGCACTTTTACATGGACATGGCCGAAGAGATTTACCCGGTCATCGAAGTCGATGCCACCCGCCAGGTCAACTTCATCGTGCAAAAAGGCACGGCACTGAAACTGAAGTCGCCAAGCTGATTCGTTAACCCAAACCAAAAGGTAGTTATGACGTTACGCCACATTTCTTTATTTCTGGCCACGCTATTCGGGGCATCAATTGCCCTAGCTGCCACTCCGCAAAAGCCCACAGTCTCGGACATTGCCGCCGGCTTACTGTCGATCAAAATCGACGGCATGCAAGACTTGCCGATCTCGGGCCTGAAGATGGTCAAATCCGGCGATCAAACCGTCTTTATTTCCAGTAACGGCCGCTTTGCCTTTTACGGCGGCAAATTGATGGACATCTGGACCCAGCAGGAGATCAAGGAACTGGCCGACATCGCCAAAATCGCCAACCGCATCGATCTGTCCCGGATGAAGCTCAAGACCGACGAGCTTGGCGCCGTGACAGTCGGCCACGGCAAAGCCCAGGTCCTGGTGTTCATCGATCCGCACTGCCCGTACTGCGGCAAGGTCATGAAAGACCTGCAAGCCTTGCAGGACCAATACACCTTCAAACTGGTGATGGTCCCCATCCTCGGCCCCGAGTCGCAAAACCTCGTCGTGCAACTGGCGTGTCAGTTGGGCGCAAGCGATATCAAAGCCAAAGACACCGTGCGCGACCGCTTGTTGAAACAGGATTACACCGGCATGCCGACAGAGCCGCCTACTCAGTGCAACAAAGAGCCGCTGCAAAAGGCCGTGGTCACCGCCAAGTTGTTTGATTTGAAGGGTGTGCCATTTCTGATTGCTCCTGACGGCCGCACCCACAGTGGCGCACCCGAGGTGTTAGCCGATTGGTTGGCCGATAAACCGAAACCGTCGCCCAGTCTGGCAACGACACCCGCTACAAACACCCAAAACGCCAACGCACCGGAGAAACAGCCTTGAAATCCATGCACCCCAACTCCCTGATTTTCATCGGCCTGTTGCTGATGGTGTTAACCACCGGCTGCGCCACCACCGAATACGGCTGCAAAGGCATGCCGGACGAACCCAGCTGCTTATCGACCACGCAGGCTTACCAGGTCACCAATACGGCGATAACGGAAGCGCCTCCGGAAAATAACCCCAGTTCGGAGTCAACCTCAACACCGGCACTCGTGCCGCCGTTACAACAACCCGTGCCCAAAATAGAGGATCCCACGCCGATTCGCACCCCATCGCAGGTCATGCGCATCTGGATCGCGCCTTGGGAAGATGCCGACGGCGATTTGATGGTGTCCAACTACGTCTATACCGAACTGGAACCACGGCGCTGGATGATCGGCAAGTCTGCGCCGACTTTGAGTCCATCGCTCATTCCGCTGCAAGTCGAACAACGGCCACCTGAAAAACATCAGGCGTTAGATAACGATGATTTGGAATCGCGTGGTTTGCCATCCACGCTAAACAGCCCAACCACCAAAAACTAAATTCTTCACCGCCGCACCCTTCGGGGCCGGCGAGTCTTAGCGGGCGACCGCTGATGTTGAGCCGGAGCCGGAGTCTGACTCCGAGATCGGACGGGTAACCGTCGTCATTCAACTATGAGGTCGTCTTGTATGAAAGTGTCCTATCGAACCGGGGTTCTAGTCACCCTGGCTTCCTTGTTTTTTGTGTTGTTGGCGCCCGACGCCATGGCCGGTGCCGGCGGCACCGAGTTCAACAACGTCTGGACCTTGCTGACCGGTTGGGTCGAAGGTTTGTTGGGTCGAATCATCGCCATCGTGTTCGTCATCGTCGGCCTGGTCGCTGGCGTGGTACGCGGCAGCATCATGGGCTTCGTGCTGGGTATTGCCAGCGGCGTGGGTCTATTTGCGGCGCCGACCATCATCACCAATATTGTCACCGCGACACTGTAGGATCCGTTATGAATCACATCACCGGAACACAGCCAAGTCCCGAGACGACGGCGGGCAACCACCGTATCACGACTGTGCAAAACGATCATCGTACTGTCCTGGTTCAGGCCGCCGATGGCAAGCCGATCAATCCATGCCATCCGGCGCGAGCGCGGGAGCTGTTGCGCAAGAAGCGTGCAGTGCGCGTCAGTCGGCATCCCTACACCATTAGACTGTTGCTGCAACATCAGGCCGAAACCATGCGTTTGTTATACGCCGAGGAGGAATCGGCATGAAACAGTCCAGAATCCATACCGCTGATACGCTTTTTTTAACCCTCGCTTATGACCACGAGCACCATCTGTTTTTGCTGGCCGATTCCAGCATCGGTTTTGGCTTTATCTGTCGGCCACTGACCGGCGCCGATCAAAGCGTCGCGGCCCGCGTCAATGTATTGCTGAACCAGGATTGGCCGACCGAAACCTTGCTGCAAGTGTCGCTGTGGACTTCACCGGATATTGAAGAATCGCTGGCGGTAATGCAAACCCGGCGGATTAAACAGCAAAAAAGCACCTATAAAACCATGACCGGTGCCAGTATTGAGTTTTTGCGCCAAGGCACTACCAAACCACCGGAAGCGATTTCAGGTGCGAGACTCAGGCGTAGTCATGTGATCGTCGCAGTAAAACTACCGATCGCCAGCCCCAGACCCAACGAAGCCGAAATTCGTCGGGCCACCGAATTGCAACTCGCCACCCAACAATCGTTGTCGACCATTGGTCTCTATCCATCGGTATTGGATGCCGATCAGTATGTACGCATTCTGAACACGCTGCTCAACTGGCAGCCCAATGCCGGCTGGAAAGATCGAGTCGTACCCGAGTGCGATCCCACCCAACTGATCCGCGATCAATTGCTGGATTACGACAACGCGCTCGAACTCGATGAAAAAGGTTTGTGGCTGGGAAGTAAACGCGTCAAGACGCTGTCCGCCAAACGCACACCCGATCATTTTTACTTCGGCAGCGCCAAAAGTTACTTGGGCGACATTTTGTCCGGTACCCGTGGCATTCGCCAGAATGCTTTGCTCAGTCTGACCCTGCATTATCCTGATGCCGAATCAACCCGCACCCGTCAGGAAGGCGTGCGGCAATTCATTACCAACCAGGTCAATACGCCGATTGCCCGGTTTTTGCCGGTGCTGGTCCAACGCAAACACCATTTCGACGTGTTGTTTGACGCCTACCGTGACGGTGATCGGCCAATTCGCAGTTATTTTGGCGTGCTGTTGTTCTGCGATGAACAGGACGAAGCGGCGGCCGTCTCCAATGCTCGGGTGTATTTTCGGGAATTGGGCTTTCAGCTTTTGGAAGACAAGTATTTCTGCCTGCCGTTTTTTCTGAATTGTTTGCCGTTTGGTCCCGAGCGTTCGGCGATTGCCGATCTGAAACGCTATCGCACTTTGGCCACGCGGCACGCCATTCCCTTATTGCCATTGTTCGGAGACTGGGCTGGCACCGGCACGCCGACCTTGAATTTCGTTTCCCGTAACGGCGAGCATATGGCGGTGTCGTTGTTCGATACCACCGGCAACTACAACCTGTGTATCGCCGCCGAATCCGGTAAGGGCAAATCTTTTCTGACCAACGAGATCATCGTTAGCTACCTGACCGAAGGCGCGCAAATCTGGGCCATTGATGTTGGCCGCTCTTACGAAAACCTTTGTGAAGTGCTGGAAGGCGATTTCGTCAAATTTACCCACGGTTCCGGTATTTGCATGAACCCGTTTGAGATCGTGCAGAACTTCGAGGAAGAAGCCGACATGCTGGCCGGATTGGTCAGCCAGATGGCGGCGCCGACCGAGAAATTGACCGATTTCCAGACGGCTGGTCTGAAACGGATATTAAAGCAACTCTGGACTGAAAAGGCGCAGGCCATGTCGGTCGACGACATTGCAAAATGCCTGTGTACCGAAACCGATCAACGCTTAAAAGATGTCGGCGAGCAGTTGTTTCCCTTCACGACTAAAGGCGAATACGGTCGTTACTTCAATGGCCGCAACAACGCCAAATTCGCCAGCGACTTTACCGTACTGGAACTGGAAGAACTCAAAGGCCGTAAACATCTGCAACAGGTGGTGTTGCTGCAGCTGATCTATCAAATCCAACAGGAAATGTATCTCGGTGAACGCAACCGACCGAAAATCGTGATCATCGACGAAGCCTGGGATTTGCTGACTGAAGGTGATGTGGCCAAGTTCATGGAACACGGCTACCGGCGCTTTCGAAAATATGGCGGTGCGGCGGTGACCATTACTCAGTCGGTGAACGATTTATACCGCAACGCCGCCGGCCGGGCCATCGTCGAGAACTCGGCCAATATGTATTTGCTAGGGCAAAAAGCCGAAGTCATCGAAGGCATGAAGCAGGATCGTCGCTTGCCCCTTTCAGACGGCGGCTACGAACTGCTGAAAACCGTGCATACCTTGCCCGGCGCCTATTCCGAGATTTTCTTCATCACCGAGATGGGTTCCGGCATAGGCCGACTGATCGTCGATCCGTTCAAACGCATTCTGTTCTCGACCAAACCGGAAGATGTTCAGGCACTCAAGCGGTTGCGCCGGCAAGGCCTGAGTTTAGGCGATGCCATTCAACAACTCATCGACAGCCGTAGAAGCAAAACGAGGGAGACTGGTTATGGATCTTAAATCGCAATGGCTCAGCACCGTTTTAATCTCGACCTGTCTGGGTGGCTTCGGCGGTTGGCTGGCTGCGCAACAACAATTACAACAACCCTTGGCGCGCCTGAACCTGGTTACACCGGTGTTCGTCCTTGATCGTGCCAAATTGATTCAATCGATACCGCCCAACGCCAGTCAGGAGCAGATGGCCAAGATCGTCGATGACTGGCAGGGTCAAGCCAAAAAGCTCAGTGACGCCGGCTATCTGGTGATCGATTCAACAGCGGTGGTGGCCGCACCGGAGGATGTCTATGTTCGACAAGCCGGACGCTAAACCGATGAATAATCCACGGTTCCAGACACCATCCTCGCCCCGTGTCGCTCGTCCGCGTTTAGGTGTCTTCCTGCTGAAGGCGATACCGATTTTGTTGCTGGTATTAGCCGTGGAGCGTTACCTCGGTCAACGATTTCTGATTGGCGGCGACGACCAGGTTGATCGCTGCTTGCCGGATAAATGGGTATACCTGATCGACACCCACAATAAAGACATCTGGCGTGGCGATTTAATTGCGTTTCGCGCCGAGCGCATGGCGCCGTTTTTCAAAGACGGCCAGATCATTGTCAAAATCGCCGCCGGCGTGACCGGCGACACAATCCACGTCGATTCGCAGCACACCACGATCAACGGTGAACGGATCATCGACGGGCTGCCTTTGACCGAGAAACTCAAAAAGCCGACCACCAGTTTTAAACGTCACGAAACCATCCCACCCGCCGCGTATTGGGTGACCGGACAAACCGACAAAAGCTTCGATTCGCGTTACTGGGGCTATGTCTACGACCATCAAGTGATTGGACGGGCCTATGCGTTGTTTTGATCGACCACTACGTCTTTGGCTTCAATCGGCTCTTTGTTTTCTCTGCTGGTTCAGCGTACTGACAGCTCAGGCGGAGGAAGCCTGGCTACAACGTTCCCAAGCCATTATGCAAGCCTTGGAAGGCCAGCCTCGACCTGAGTGGTTGAACGGTCAGGCTGATCAACGAGACATGAAACGCCAGGCGCAACAAGTCTTGAAAGCTTCACAAGCGATCCAAGCAGAGGCGCTATCGACGGGATCGGCAGGCGGCCTACGGGCAACCCCTTCGAACAAGTCACTCACACTGCTGTTTGTCTCGTTTTCACTCGGCGATACGGCGCTGAAAGGCATCTTTGAAGAGGCCGCAGGCCGTGACGATGTCTTGCTGGTGTTTCGCGGCCCCAAACCCAACCAAAAACTGCCGATGTTGATGGCGGACCTCAAGCGCTTGCTGAAAGGCATTGAGCCAATGCCCAACATCGTCATCGATCCCACCCGTTTTCAGCGTTGGTCGGTTGCGTCGGTGCCTGACATCGTCGTCGAACAGGATGGGAAATCCCGTTTACACGTTCATGGCGTCAGTAGTTTGTCCTGGCTGGACGAGCAACTCAAAGCCGGCAAGCAGGGTGATTTGGGAACCTTAGGCGATGTCGGCGAGATTGCTGAAATCGACTTGCTGGAAGAACTCAAACGCCGGATGGCGGCCATCGACTGGAAGCAAAAGCAGCGACAAGCGATTGCACGGTTTTGGGAACAGCAGAAATTCGAAGTGTTGCCGGTGGCTCAGGCCGATCGTGCCCGGACTGTGGACCTGACCATCACCGCCCCGCGCGATCTGACGGCACCCAATGGACAACTGATCATCCGAGCCGGACAAACTGTCAATCCGTTGGACAAGATGCCGTTTGGCTTATGCCTGATGGTGTTCGATGCCACGGTACCGGCGCAAGTTGAGCTGATTCAGCATCAGTCCTGCCAGGACAAAAAGGCCCGCGTGATGTATTTGGCCACGTCTCTGTCACGTCAGGATGGTTGGGACAGTTTAAAACGTTTGGAAACCGCATTGCAGGCACCGGCGTATCTGCTAACGCCGGATGTCCGCAGTCGATTTCAGTTACAGCATGTTCCGTCTTTCATCGAACAATCCGGTAACCGTCTGCTGGTTCGTGAACGAAAACTACCTTCGTCGCCAGGAGAGCGGTCATGAAGCGATGGATTTTGCCTTGGGTTTTGGGAGGTTTGATAACACTGGCAACTCCGCTTTATGCCGACACCATGACCAATAGCGTCGATCCGTTGTGCTCCGATGCCGAACTGTGGTCCGGCAAGCTGGTCACCGATATTTGCTGGAGCTGCTTGTTTCCGATTCGGGCGGCGGGAGCTTCGCTGGGCGGTGGCAACCTACCGAACATCGCGACTGATGAGAAGTTCTGTTTCTGTACCGATCCAATGGGTATCCCGGAACTTGGCATGACCATGGGTCTTTGGAACCCGGCGAGGCTGATCGAGATTGTCCGTAATCCCTGGTGCTCGCCGGCTTTGGGCGGCCATAAATTCAGTGCCTCGAATGTACGTCTGATCGCCACCACCGGCAAGGCCGACTTTGACGCTAGCGAGATGTCGTTTTTCAATTACCACTATTTTGCCTTTCCGCTGACCATTTTGCTGGATCTGTTCTGGGATGGTCGCTGCAACAGTGATGGCTATCGGGATTTCGATTTGCTGTATGTCTCGGAACTCGATCCCACCTGGAATAACGACTTGCTGGCGTTCTTCACCAGTCCGGAAACGGTGTTGTTTGCCAATCCGGTGGCCATCTCCGCCTGCGTGGCCGATGCCGCAGCGGCCGCCACCGGCAATCCCTTGGATGCCTTGTTCTGGTGTGCCGGCGCCTGGGGTCACATGTATCCCTTATCCGGCATTTCACCCACCAGTTACGGCACCGATCCGCGTATCACCAGTTTGTTGGCCACACGCGCCACAGCGTCCTTGCATCGCCGCGGGTTGGCCTGGAAAACCTCCGGTAACGATGCTTTATGCGGTGGCACTATCTATCCTTTCATCCCCAAGTCGCAATACCGGCTATCGATGTTTTATCCGGTCGCGGAAACTGAGTCCAATCACGTCATTGGCGAAACCACATTCAAGTGGGGCGCGGGTCGCACGTATCCGGGGCCGGGTGAAGATCATCTCTACCTGCTGTGGCGTTGGCAGGACTGCTGTCTATTCTAGGGTGAACTGTTCACGATGAATCAGTCTAAAACATTGATTAACAATACAAATGTGAGATAAAACATGAGCAGAGCATTCCTAAAAGCAAACGGTATCAACCCGATCATAAAAGTGTTCATGCGATGGCCTTATCCATTGGAATGCCTAGATTGTCCAATGGGCATTTGTTCACCGTTATGTGTTGATCAGTAGGTGCGCCGTGAACACTATTGTCCGATCAGCCATTCATCTTGATCAGCATCCAGCTATGCCGTCTGAGGCATTGGCATCCTGTGCGTTACCAACGGGCTTTTTATTTTTGGTTGACGATGATAC harbors:
- a CDS encoding class I SAM-dependent methyltransferase — protein: MHHYQWNAEDYRQNSSAQQQWAQELIAKLNLTGTETVLDVGCGDGKVTAEIASHLPHGQVIGIDNSEAMIALAKREYPANRYANLLFQRMDARELKFSGRFDVVFSNAVLHWIDDHIPVIAGMYQSLKPGGRVLLQMGARNGMSEFMAALEQVLTLPQWRDYFAGFSCPYGFKSVEDYQTWLPAAGFAIKRLELIEKHAVHSDAEAFKGWIRTTWLPYTEQVPQAKRIQLIEAIATQYLASNPTDANGRVSVLMVRLEVEAEKPRQQTV
- the traL gene encoding type IV conjugative transfer system protein TraL, which produces MEPIAIPQSIDDPIHILLWSADEIVPFMVSMLTGMLVDQFIPGLALGFIAVKFYRRFRDNRPDGYTLHALYWLGLLPSRAQTIPNPYIRRFLP
- a CDS encoding TraE/TraK family type IV conjugative transfer system protein; its protein translation is MRWSDFLQTWDGHETENRFSRVVIIGLLVICVITSLAAWRTERSIILVPPTLTQEVEVTRSQASSEFKESWGLFLAELLGNTTPANADFLKTAVEPLLAPDIYRSVLDAMSDQIKAIKMDRVAISFTPRHVDYEAETNKVFVSGELKSQGPSSKPDVKPRTYEFIIAIKNYRPRLDYIDVYPDSPRTLARLKATQGQPNEAQP
- a CDS encoding type-F conjugative transfer system secretin TraK, producing the protein MKRLMHPWLFLCFANGSWAADDLPVTVLPPVTTVAEESPASPSQPVVSPQPDFGIELPPVDASVLKAAKQQAAASNAVSATSIGPQHIAVKPGINELMPIAVGHLNRLVTPFEHPVVTTTSQATTSTKGKIVYVATADETPVTLYITPGDNQDIALSLTLIPKRIPAREIHLDLDKDSYQLLNQWQRADTASRTSSQQEQAYISQLKSLFRDLGLQKTPPGYSLREPKPQEQIRCLQDRVQIKTGQVLEGQDRLILVGLARNTGGDMLEFDERSCATTQRDVLAISVWPNVVLKPQEATELYVVVRQSPEASSSLRPSLLGGGQP
- a CDS encoding TraB/VirB10 family protein, giving the protein MASVDTWWTHLSPSAKRNLAVGSIGTVVLAVIIALATVTPEVSKPLSKQATIQHILTDSDPRSLGIDGISAQLRDLLQKNDEQARRLAAIEEQQKREQQSDELRFKQWTSAEREAYEAKLQAVTGEVESLKNKAATPSTTGTTGEVNPPPLDPSTLGRQSNRRPNNPPFDNGQDDLNRVFEQAAIPGPTPGNTGVSGGRANGQAPAAMQIRVIQEGAEQSHGKDKDAAPNSDRGRSNRDHASSNVFIPAGSILTGVLLNGLDAPTGKKAKKEPMPVLFRIKKEAILPNRFHADVRECFLLAAGFGDLSAERAYFRGETFSCVRQDGGVIEVPMNAYATGEDGKNGVRGRVVSKQGALLAQSMMAGFLRGFSDAFGRNQIPMLMTGGLGALSGTTPFQSAFSSQSMEGGALKGAGYAMERLSHFYMDMAEEIYPVIEVDATRQVNFIVQKGTALKLKSPS
- a CDS encoding DsbC family protein; amino-acid sequence: MTLRHISLFLATLFGASIALAATPQKPTVSDIAAGLLSIKIDGMQDLPISGLKMVKSGDQTVFISSNGRFAFYGGKLMDIWTQQEIKELADIAKIANRIDLSRMKLKTDELGAVTVGHGKAQVLVFIDPHCPYCGKVMKDLQALQDQYTFKLVMVPILGPESQNLVVQLACQLGASDIKAKDTVRDRLLKQDYTGMPTEPPTQCNKEPLQKAVVTAKLFDLKGVPFLIAPDGRTHSGAPEVLADWLADKPKPSPSLATTPATNTQNANAPEKQP
- a CDS encoding TraV family lipoprotein, which encodes MHPNSLIFIGLLLMVLTTGCATTEYGCKGMPDEPSCLSTTQAYQVTNTAITEAPPENNPSSESTSTPALVPPLQQPVPKIEDPTPIRTPSQVMRIWIAPWEDADGDLMVSNYVYTELEPRRWMIGKSAPTLSPSLIPLQVEQRPPEKHQALDNDDLESRGLPSTLNSPTTKN
- the traA gene encoding TraA family conjugative transfer protein translates to MKVSYRTGVLVTLASLFFVLLAPDAMAGAGGTEFNNVWTLLTGWVEGLLGRIIAIVFVIVGLVAGVVRGSIMGFVLGIASGVGLFAAPTIITNIVTATL
- a CDS encoding RRXRR domain-containing protein → MNHITGTQPSPETTAGNHRITTVQNDHRTVLVQAADGKPINPCHPARARELLRKKRAVRVSRHPYTIRLLLQHQAETMRLLYAEEESA
- the traC gene encoding type IV secretion system protein TraC, with the protein product MKQSRIHTADTLFLTLAYDHEHHLFLLADSSIGFGFICRPLTGADQSVAARVNVLLNQDWPTETLLQVSLWTSPDIEESLAVMQTRRIKQQKSTYKTMTGASIEFLRQGTTKPPEAISGARLRRSHVIVAVKLPIASPRPNEAEIRRATELQLATQQSLSTIGLYPSVLDADQYVRILNTLLNWQPNAGWKDRVVPECDPTQLIRDQLLDYDNALELDEKGLWLGSKRVKTLSAKRTPDHFYFGSAKSYLGDILSGTRGIRQNALLSLTLHYPDAESTRTRQEGVRQFITNQVNTPIARFLPVLVQRKHHFDVLFDAYRDGDRPIRSYFGVLLFCDEQDEAAAVSNARVYFRELGFQLLEDKYFCLPFFLNCLPFGPERSAIADLKRYRTLATRHAIPLLPLFGDWAGTGTPTLNFVSRNGEHMAVSLFDTTGNYNLCIAAESGKGKSFLTNEIIVSYLTEGAQIWAIDVGRSYENLCEVLEGDFVKFTHGSGICMNPFEIVQNFEEEADMLAGLVSQMAAPTEKLTDFQTAGLKRILKQLWTEKAQAMSVDDIAKCLCTETDQRLKDVGEQLFPFTTKGEYGRYFNGRNNAKFASDFTVLELEELKGRKHLQQVVLLQLIYQIQQEMYLGERNRPKIVIIDEAWDLLTEGDVAKFMEHGYRRFRKYGGAAVTITQSVNDLYRNAAGRAIVENSANMYLLGQKAEVIEGMKQDRRLPLSDGGYELLKTVHTLPGAYSEIFFITEMGSGIGRLIVDPFKRILFSTKPEDVQALKRLRRQGLSLGDAIQQLIDSRRSKTRETGYGS
- the lepB gene encoding signal peptidase I, with the protein product MFDKPDAKPMNNPRFQTPSSPRVARPRLGVFLLKAIPILLLVLAVERYLGQRFLIGGDDQVDRCLPDKWVYLIDTHNKDIWRGDLIAFRAERMAPFFKDGQIIVKIAAGVTGDTIHVDSQHTTINGERIIDGLPLTEKLKKPTTSFKRHETIPPAAYWVTGQTDKSFDSRYWGYVYDHQVIGRAYALF